A single Rhizobium sp. NRK18 DNA region contains:
- a CDS encoding LacI family DNA-binding transcriptional regulator, protein MASIKTIAKLAGTSVTSVSRVLNNNGYVSAEVRQKVEEAMKAANYRPSSGARVLRSGRSQLVGVLLPTLDVQFFGILAHTMEQALFDLGYQTFICSTAESGEHERRYIAMLLSQRVDGVIVASALEEFEHFAEFKAHNVPIVALDRDLNGLESEKVAVDHELGGRMMAEHLIGLGHKRIAVIGAPAHSQPIRRRVAGITDALEKAGLKPLAIELGDTHNFNEAYRLANLVLGRSERPTAIIGTTDIAAIGAIHAAHDAGLSIPGDISIIGFDDIPSAAFVLPRLTTVVQPIRDLGRSAVARLHRLMSGDETIVDPGVPPLRLALRETTAPPR, encoded by the coding sequence ATGGCAAGCATCAAGACCATAGCCAAGCTGGCGGGTACGTCGGTCACTTCGGTTTCGCGCGTGCTGAACAACAACGGCTATGTCTCCGCCGAAGTCCGCCAGAAGGTCGAGGAGGCCATGAAGGCGGCCAACTACCGGCCGAGCAGCGGCGCACGCGTTCTGCGCAGCGGTCGCAGCCAGCTGGTCGGCGTTCTCCTGCCGACGCTCGACGTACAGTTCTTCGGCATTCTCGCCCACACGATGGAACAGGCGCTGTTCGACCTCGGCTACCAGACCTTCATCTGCAGCACGGCCGAAAGCGGCGAGCACGAGAGGCGCTACATCGCCATGCTGCTCTCGCAGCGCGTCGACGGCGTCATCGTCGCCAGTGCGCTCGAGGAATTCGAGCACTTTGCCGAGTTCAAGGCGCACAATGTCCCGATCGTCGCCCTCGACCGTGACCTGAACGGTCTCGAAAGCGAAAAGGTCGCGGTCGACCACGAGCTTGGCGGACGAATGATGGCCGAGCACCTGATCGGGCTTGGCCACAAGCGCATCGCCGTCATCGGCGCGCCGGCCCACAGCCAGCCGATCCGCCGCCGTGTCGCCGGGATCACGGATGCCCTTGAGAAGGCCGGCCTGAAGCCGCTGGCGATCGAACTCGGCGACACCCACAATTTCAACGAGGCCTATCGGCTGGCCAATCTGGTTCTGGGCCGATCCGAGCGGCCGACCGCGATCATCGGGACCACGGATATCGCCGCGATCGGCGCCATCCATGCCGCGCATGACGCCGGCCTTTCCATCCCGGGCGACATCTCGATCATCGGCTTCGACGACATCCCCTCGGCGGCCTTCGTCCTGCCGCGGCTTACCACCGTCGTGCAGCCGATCCGCGATCTCGGCCGCAGCGCGGTCGCGCGTCTGCACCGGCTGATGTCGGGCGACGAGACGATCGTCGATCCCGGCGTTCCTCCCTTGCGGCTGGCGCTGCGGGAGACGACCGCCCCGCCGCGGTGA
- a CDS encoding zinc-dependent alcohol dehydrogenase family protein — MKALFLEDVGKLTLRDVDKPAPGEGELLVRVEACGICGTDRHLFLGEFPSKPPVTLGHEFAGIIEAVGAGVTGFRPGMRVTGDPNIACGRCSACHQGRVNLCHNLQAIGIHRNGGFADYVIVPEKQAFELPLSLPPLHGAFCEPLACCLHGVDLARIEACASAIVIGGGVIGLLVVQLARLAGATKVVLITRSEAKRRLAETLGATATIDPTEGDVIANIVSDGGLLPGGADVVFECAGLKETVEQAPRLTRKGGMTVILGVLPSGEKVEIEPFDILFREVSIVTSFLNPFTHRRAADLIASGTVVVEPLISRRIGLDDAVGAISSPPAGGEIRTLVVPDHSKTGSVA; from the coding sequence ATGAAGGCACTGTTTCTGGAGGATGTGGGCAAACTGACCCTGCGCGACGTGGACAAGCCGGCACCGGGGGAGGGCGAGCTTCTGGTCCGCGTCGAGGCCTGCGGCATCTGCGGCACCGACCGGCATCTCTTCCTCGGCGAGTTTCCCTCGAAGCCGCCGGTCACGCTCGGGCATGAATTCGCCGGCATCATCGAAGCGGTGGGGGCGGGCGTGACCGGGTTTCGGCCGGGAATGCGGGTGACGGGCGATCCGAACATCGCCTGCGGCCGCTGCTCCGCCTGCCATCAGGGCCGCGTCAATCTCTGCCATAATCTGCAGGCGATCGGCATCCACCGCAATGGCGGTTTTGCCGATTATGTGATCGTCCCGGAAAAGCAGGCGTTCGAGCTGCCGCTCTCCTTGCCGCCGCTGCATGGCGCCTTCTGCGAGCCGCTGGCCTGCTGCCTGCACGGCGTCGATCTCGCAAGGATTGAGGCCTGCGCTTCGGCGATCGTCATCGGCGGCGGCGTGATCGGTCTGCTGGTGGTGCAGCTGGCGCGGCTTGCCGGCGCGACGAAGGTGGTGCTCATCACCCGCAGCGAGGCAAAGCGCAGGCTCGCCGAGACGCTCGGTGCCACGGCGACGATCGACCCGACGGAAGGTGATGTGATTGCCAATATCGTTTCGGACGGCGGTCTCCTGCCGGGTGGCGCCGATGTCGTGTTCGAATGCGCGGGCCTGAAGGAAACCGTCGAGCAGGCGCCGAGGCTCACCCGCAAGGGCGGCATGACCGTCATCCTCGGTGTCTTGCCAAGCGGCGAAAAGGTCGAGATCGAGCCCTTCGACATCCTCTTCCGCGAGGTCAGCATCGTCACGTCCTTCCTCAATCCCTTCACGCACCGCCGCGCGGCCGACCTGATTGCGTCTGGCACCGTCGTCGTCGAGCCGCTGATCAGCCGCCGGATCGGCCTCGATGACGCCGTGGGCGCGATTTCGAGCCCGCCGGCCGGCGGCGAGATCCGCACGCTGGTCGTGCCTGATCATTCGAAGACAGGGAGCGTCGCATGA
- a CDS encoding L-iditol 2-dehydrogenase: MADEQVSGPVAGKVAIVTGGASGIGRAVCERFARDGARVVVADLDQGACDGVASEIGSQAIGVALDVTRQESIDAVVARTVEWADGIDILVNAAGIYEVQSILDMSRERTAKVFAVNVDGLIFMTQAVARRMVEQGRGGRIINFSSQAGRRGEGPAVAYCATKAAVISITQSCALDLIRHGINVNAIAPGVVDTPMWDVVDAKLGALEGLPAGAVKARVAAAVPAGRFGAPAEQAAMAAFLAGPDAAYIVAQCYNVDGGNVMS; the protein is encoded by the coding sequence ATGGCCGATGAGCAGGTATCCGGTCCCGTGGCCGGCAAGGTCGCGATCGTTACCGGTGGCGCGAGCGGCATCGGGCGGGCGGTCTGCGAGCGCTTCGCGAGAGATGGCGCAAGGGTGGTGGTCGCCGATCTCGATCAGGGCGCCTGCGATGGTGTTGCAAGCGAAATCGGCTCGCAGGCGATCGGCGTGGCGCTCGACGTCACCCGGCAGGAGAGCATCGATGCCGTCGTCGCCCGCACTGTCGAATGGGCGGACGGTATCGACATTCTCGTCAATGCGGCAGGCATCTACGAGGTCCAGTCGATTCTGGACATGTCGCGCGAGCGCACCGCGAAAGTCTTCGCCGTCAATGTCGACGGCCTGATCTTCATGACCCAGGCCGTCGCGCGCCGCATGGTCGAGCAGGGACGCGGCGGGCGCATCATCAACTTCTCCTCGCAGGCCGGACGGCGCGGCGAGGGCCCGGCGGTCGCCTACTGCGCCACCAAGGCCGCGGTCATCAGCATCACCCAGAGCTGTGCGCTCGATCTGATCCGCCACGGCATCAACGTCAACGCGATCGCGCCGGGCGTCGTCGACACGCCGATGTGGGACGTGGTCGATGCCAAGCTCGGTGCGCTGGAAGGTCTTCCCGCCGGCGCGGTCAAGGCGCGCGTCGCCGCCGCGGTTCCGGCCGGCCGCTTCGGCGCGCCCGCCGAGCAGGCGGCAATGGCGGCGTTCCTCGCCGGTCCCGACGCCGCCTACATCGTCGCCCAGTGCTACAATGTCGACGGCGGCAATGTCATGAGCTGA